Below is a window of Mycolicibacterium rhodesiae NBB3 DNA.
GGTGGGCGAGAAAGCCCAGCGCGCCGAGCCGGTAATTGATAGTCACGACGACCATGTCGCCGCGGCTCGCCAACCGACGCGCGTTGTAGATGTCGCCGCTGCCGTTGATGAAGCTGCCGCCGTGAATCCACACCATCACCGGCCGCGGCTCGCCCGTCGGGGGTGGCGTCCACACGTTCAGCGTCAGGCAGTCCTCACTGGTTTCACTGCGATCCACGTCGTTGCTGGCGTCCTGTATGCATCGCGGCCCTGGTTGGGTGGCATCACGAAAGCCGCTCCACTGCGCCACAGGCGCAGGCGGCTGCCAGCGCAACGCTCCGACCGGTGGTGCGGCATAAGGAATTCCGGCGAACAGACGGTGATCTGCCGACACCGTCCCACGCACCGCACCCGATTCGGTCCGCACCACCCCTGGGTCGTCCGGTATGTCGATGGTCGCCGTCTGTCCGCGGCCGCAGCCGGCCAGCACGAGAGCCAAGACGACCAGCACCGGGAGTGCCCGGCGGCGGCCCTTGCCCACCGTCGTCGTCCGCACCCCGCGAGCCTACTGACACCTCGCGGGACAAGCGGTCGCGCGGTTGCTTAGTATGGCGTCACACAGCCACTTGACACCTGTCAAGAAATGCCCAAGCGAGGTACCCATGAGCACCCCGATCATCGACGCCGCCGCCAGAGTGCTGGCCGACCCGAGGGCCTACGCCGACGAGGCGAGCCTGCACGCCGCATTGACCCACCTGCGCAACAACGCCCCGGTGTCCCTCGTCGACGCGCCGGACTACCGGCCGTTCTGGGCGATCACGAAGCATGCCGACATCATGGCCATCGAGCGTGACAACGAGCTGTGGATCAACGCACCGCGTCCGATGCTGCAGACCGCCGCGACCGACGACCTGTCGGCGGCCAATCTCGCCGCCGGCGGCGGACTGCGCACGCTCATCCACATGGACGACCCACTGCACCGCGACATCCGCAAGATCGGTGCCGACTGGTTCCGCCCCAAGGCGATGCGCGCACTGAAGACCCGCGTGGACGAGCTCGCCAAGATCTACGTCGACAAGATGGTCGAGGACGGTCCCGAATGCGACTTCGTCCAAGAGGTCGCGGTGAATTTCCCGCTCTACGTGATCCTTTCGCTGCTCGGCCTTCCAGAGTCGGACTTCGGCCGCATGCTCAAGCTCACCCAGGAGATGTTCGGCGGTGACGACGACGAGTTCACCCGCGGCAAGACCCCCGAGGAACTGCATGAGGTCATCACCGACTTCTTCCGGTACTTCACCAAGCTGACCGCCGACCGCCGGGCCAGCCCGACCGAGGACCTGGCGTCGGCGATCGCCAACGCCAAGATCGACGGTGAATACCTCAATGACATCGACTGCCTTTCCTATTACGTGATCGTCGCCAGTGCCGGACACGACACCACCAGTGCGGCGATCTCGGGTGGCCTGCTGGCCTTGATCGAGAACCAGGACCAGCTCGCCCGCCTGAAAGCCAAGCCAGAGCTGATGGGCACCGCGGTCGAGGAGATGATCCGCTGGACCACCCCGGTCAAGGAGTTCATGCGCACCGCCACGGCCGACACCGAAGTGCGCGGTGTGCCGATCAAGGAAGGCGAGTCGGTGCTGCTGTCCTACGTCTCGGCCAACCGCGACGAGGACATCTTCGACGAGCCGTTCCGCTTCGACGTCGGCCGTGACCCGAACAAGCACCTCTCCTTCGGATACGGCGTGCATTTCTGCCTCGGCGCCGCCCTGGCTCGCATGGAGATCAACAGCTTCTTCACTGCGCTGGTACCGAGACTCGATTCGATCGAGTTGGCCGGTGACCCGGAGTTCATCGCGACGATCTTCGTCGGCGGGCTCAAGCACCTGCCGATTCGGTACGCGCTGCGCTGAGATTCGGCAGCATCGCGATGACATCGCGGTGATGGAACCCACCTTCGCGAGACGACGTGGTGTCGGTCACATAGACTGCGCTTGACACCCGTCAAGTTGTTCCGAAGGAGCCCATATGAGCACGCCGACGATGGATGACGCCGCGAAAGTGTTCACCGATCCGACGGCCTACGCCGACGATGCTCGGCTGCACGCGGCGCTGACCCATCTGCGGGCGAACACGCCGGTGGCATGGGTGGACAACCCGCCGTACCGGCCGTTCTGGGCGATCACCAAACATGCCGACATCATGGCGATCGAGCGCGACAACAATCTATGGCTTTCCGAGCCGCGCCCTCTGCTCGTCACCGCCGAGGCCGACGACTTCGGCAAGCAGCAGTTGGAGGCCGGCATGGGCCTACGGACGCTGATCCACATGGACGACCCGCACCATCGCAAGGTGCGGGCGATCGGTGCGGACTGGTTCCGCCCCAAGGCAATGCGCGATCTCAAGGTCAACGTCGACGCATTGGCCAAACGCTATGTCGACAAGATGCGTGACATCGGCCCGGAATGCGACTTCGTCACCGACATCGCCGTCAACTTCCCGCTGTACGTGATCATGTCGCTGCTGGGTCTGCCCGAGGAGGACTTCCCGCGCATGCACCAGCTCACTCAGGAGATGTTCGGCGGCGACGACGAGGAATACAACAAGCGCGGCCAATCCCCCGAGGAGCAGCTGACCATCCTGCTCGACTTCTTCAATTACTTCGCTCAGCTGACGGCGTCTCGTCGTGAGAACCCGACCGACGACCTGGCATCGGCGATCGCCAACGGCCGCATCGACGGTGAGCCGCTTTCCGAAGTCGACACCGCCTCGTACTACGTCATCGTCGCCAGCGCAGGTCACGACACCACCAAGGATGCCATTTCGGGCGGTCTTCTCGCGCTGATCGAAAACCCCGGCGAACTGGAGCGGCTCCGCAAGGACCCCGCGTTGATGGGCACCGCCGTCGAGGAGATGATCCGGTGGACCACGCCGGTCAAGGAGTTCATGCGCACTGCGGCTGAGGACACCGAGGTTCGCGGTGTGCCGATCGCGGAGGGCGAATCAGTCTATCTGGCTTATGTTTCCGGCAATCGCGACGAAGAGGTCTTCGACGAACCGTTCCGATTCGACGTCAGCCGAGACCCCAACAAGCACGTGGCCTTCGGGTACGGCGTGCATTTCTGCCTCGGGGCCGCACTGGCGCGGATGGAGATGAACAGCTTGTTCTCCGAGCTGATCCCCCGGCTGGAGTCGATCGAACTGGCTGGCGAACCGGAACTGGCCGCGACGACCTTCGTCGGCGGGCTCAAGCACCTACCGATCCGGTATTCGTTGCGCTGAACTACTTGGCGTGGGTCGCCAGGAAGCCGTCGACTGCGGCCTCGGCACACGCGGAGTAGTCGAAGTCGGCCACTGTGCTGAGTCTGCCGAGGACCACCGGTCCGATGAGCAGCGCGATCGCCTGAATGCGGTCGGGCACCTCGATTTCCGCTGCCGCTTGCGGGCTGTCGAAGATCGCGTCGAACGGCACGGAGTACAGCTGGATGATCCGCGCCCGCAACGGACCTGTTGAATCCGAATCGGCTTGCCGCACATCGGAATAGTCGCCGGCATCGGGCCCTGAGGCCAGCCATGTCAGAGCGGTCAGCATGGCGGGTACCTCGGCGATCGCCTCGCACCAGCCTTCCACCACCGCGATCAGCTGCTCCCGCAGGCCGTCGCCGGCCGGCGGCATCGGCGCCGGTTGCAGCAGACTCATGAAGGCCGCGCTCAACAGATCGTTGGCGCCGGAGAAGTGGCGGTAGAGCGTGGCTCGGGCCACGTTCGCGCTGCGGGTGACCGCGTCGATCGTCACAGCGCTCGGACCGCCCGTACGCAACAGCGTTGTCGCGGCCTCGAGCAAACGGGCTCGCGACCGGGCAGGCCGCGGGTCGGTCATCGTTTACGCCACCTCTCGGTTGGGAACAAGACCATTGGTCTTGCTACGAGACTGTTAGTCTCAAAACTATCCCCAGTGAAGGAGTGCGATACGTGGTCGACACCCTCACCAGTCCTGACCAGCATATCGACGCGAACCTGGCGACACTGTCGAGGTTCGGACGCTTCTGGTTGCTCACCGTCGCCGCACTCGACGTGCTGTTGGTCATCTCGTCGATGGTCGCGCTCAACGCCGCACTCCCCGACATCGCCGTGGAGACGGCCGCGACCCAGACACAACTCACATGGATCGTCGATGGATACACGTTGGTGCTGGCGTGTCTGTTGTTGCCCGCCGGCGCAATAGGCGACCGGTACGGCAGACGCGGCGCACTGGTCGCCGGTTTGGCGATATTCGGGGTGGCATCGATCGCCCCGGTTTTCTTCGACAGCCCGGTCCAGATCATTCTCGCGCGAGCCCTTGCGGGTGTCGGCGCGGCGTTCATCATGCCTGCGACGTTGTCGCTACTGACCGCGGCGTTCCCGACCAGCGAGCGCAACAGGGCCGTTGGGATCTGGGCGGGCGTCGCGAGTTCCGGCGCAATCGTGGGTTTCATGGGCACGGGTCTGCTGCTTCAGTACTTCGCTTGGCAGTCGATCTTCTATGCGTTCAGCGCGTCGGCACTCGCATTGATCATCTGCACGTTGACAATTCGGTCATCACGCGACGACACCGCGACGCCGATCGACGGCATCGGTGCGGTACTGATCGGCTCGGCCGTCGCAGTCTTCGTTTTCGGTGTCGTCGAAGCGCCGGTCCGCGGGTGGACGCATCCGATCGTATGGGGGTGCATGGCGGTGGGCGTCGTGCTGGCAGCGGTGTTCGGCGCCGTGGAACTGCAACGACGGCATCCGCTGCTCGACGTCCGCCTGTTCGGCAGGCCGGACTTCGCAACCGGCTCGATCGGGATCACCATCCTGTTCTTCGCCAACTTCGGCTTCTTCTTCATCGAAATGCAATACCTGCAACTGGTTCTCGGCTACAGCCCGCTGCAGACCGCCTTCGCCCTCGCGCCGCTGGCAGTGCCGATATTGATCCTCGGCGCGACCATGCACCTCTATTTGCCCAAGATAGGCCTGCGAACAGCCGTCGCCGTGGGCCTGTTCCTCATCGGAGTCGGGCTCTTCCTGATGCGCTATCTCGATGCCGGATCGTCTTACGTCGAAATCGCCTGGCCCATGCTGGTCACGAGCGCGGGCATCGGCCTGTGTGTGGCACCGACGACCTCGGCGATCATGAACGCCGTGCCCACTGAGAAGCAGGGCGTCGCGTCGGCGGTCAACGACACCACTCGCGAGGTCGGCGCCGCGGTCGGCATCGCCGTCGCCGGTTCGGTGCTCGCTGCGCAGTATGGGGCTGTGCTTGCACCTGCTCTGGCCGAATTCCCCGAGCAGATAAGGGGCGGCGCGCTGGAGTCCCTCGCGAATGCGCTCGCCATCGCCGAAGAGATGGGCCCGCAGGGAGCACGTTTGGCGGACCTTGCCACGTCCGCATTCATCGAGTCGATGAGCCTTTCGTTGCTCGTGCTGTCCATCGTGCTCGCGGCCGCCGCAGCGTTCGTGGCGATCTGGGCTCCCGGCCGCGACGGGAAGCAGTTCGGCTTCGTCCGGCGGACAATCGCGCGGTGGTCGGCGTCAGACGCCGCCGGCGGAGCCGGCAATTCAGACGCCGCCGGCGGAGCCGGTAATTCAGACGCCGCCGGCAGTGCCGGCAATTCAGACGCCGCCGGCGGAGCCGGCAATTCAGGCGATGAACTCGGCAGCCCGGTGGCCGAGCATGACGATGGTCGCGTGGGGACCGCGGCTGGTGATGGTGGGAAGCACAGAGCCGTCGACCACCCATAGCGCGTCGATGCCGCGCACTCGGCACTGTGTATCGACCACTGCCCCGCGGTCGCCGTCATGCCCCATGGCTGCGGTCCCGGCCAGATGCTGCGACGTCGACCAGGACACCGTGTCGGATTTCGCTGCTGGACCGGCTAATTCACGCGCGAAAGCCGCACCGGACCGCAACTTGGCCACATCGGCGGGCGCACTGTCGTACCGGTGCTGGATGGTGGGAAGAACGTCCGGATCGGCGGACCTCAACCGCACCCTCCCGCGTGACTGCGGTTGCATCAGGGCGACCCCGATGTGCGGGTGGTCGGCTGGGTCGTCGCGGCTTCCGCTCACCATCGCGCCGAAACCTGCGGTATAGGGCCGAATTTCGAGTCCGTCATCGGTCGAGAGGATGGCCTCCAGCGGGGGAAGGCCATGAGTCTCGGTCCAGTCGACCGGCAGAACCCACTCGGGATGGTCCGACGACGCCGCGCCGACCGGCAGGTCGGCGATGACGGGTACCCCCGCGGCCTTCAATACATCGCAGGGCCCGATACCCGAAAGCATCAACAGGTGTGATGACCCGATCGCACCGGCCGACAACACGATTCGATCCGCGGTCAGGCCGGATGCTCCATCAGGACCGACGCACTCCACGCCGACGGCGCGGCCACCGGTGATCCGGATGCGCCTGACCCGGGTATCGGTCAGGACCGTCAGATTCTCGCGATGCATGGCCGGTTTCAGGTATGCCCCACCCGGCCCGACCCGGGTACCACCGTTGATGTTCAGCGGCACCGCACCGATGCCCGACGGCAGCGGCGCCTCCGGTGTCGACCCGTTGAGGTCATCGATCCAGACGTATCCTGAAGCGATCGCCGCATCGACGAATGTTGCTGTGCACCCGTCGAACTCATTGACGCGTTGAACCTGGATCGGACCAGTACCGCCGTGCAGCGGACCCTGGAAGTCGCGGTCGGTTTCGATCGCCCGGAAGTGCGGAAGGACGTCCGACCACGCCCACCCGGGCAACCCCCACCCGTCGAAGTCCGACGGCAGTCCCCGGCAGAAGTAGCCGCCGTTGACGGCGCCGGATCCGCCGACGACCGCGCCCCTCATGATCTGCGCGTGCCGTTCGGGAGCCTCGGTCAATGTGGTCGGATACCGCCGGACCACCGAGCTCGCGGTGCCGATCGGCAGCCGCAGACCGTCGCCGATCTGGCTGAGTGCGACGGAGTCGGACAGGCCGGGACCTGCCTCCACCACGGTGACTCGGCGGGCCGCATCTACCGAAAGTCGTTCCGCTAATACCGATCCGGCGCTACCGGCACCGATGATCAGAACATCGCTGTGCAAGGCCGCCTTCAGGTCCGGATCTGGGGCTTGAGCGCACCGAGGTGCCGCTCGCGCACCACTCCGGTCCATAGCCCCGCGCCATAGGCAATGTCATCGAGCCGCTTCAGCAGGATGTAGGTGAGCAGCCCGACCGGTTTCGTGTCGTCGTCGCCCTTACCGTTGCGGGTGATCCAGTCCACCACGCCGTCGACGATGGCCGCCACCAGCACCACTTGTCGGCATCGTCTCGAGAGCGCGGCGGCGACGAAGGCGACGGGCCAGTAGTGCCTGCAGATGGCCGATGCCAGCTGCAGCGCAGCGGACCACAGTCCATGGGCGGCCACGACGGCGACTTCCTTCGGTTCCGTTTCGACGGCAGACAGCGACCGTGCGATGCGACGACCGGTGATGCCGGCGACCACCACGGACGCCAGATACCCGATGCCAGACCCCATCGCCATCAGCATCCAGGCGACCAGGGTCCATCCCGAGATGACCAGCGGTGCCGTCTTGCCGGGGTGGCGGACCGAGAGCGGAGCAGCTGATTCGCCGTAGAATGACTTGCGCGACAACCATTCTCGCAGCTGAGTCCGGTGATCGTGAGCGACCAGCGCGACGGGTTCGTAGCGCATCCTGGCCCCGGCCTCGACCAACCGCCAGCACAGATCGACGTCCTCACCGGACTTGAGCGTCTCGTCGAAGCCGCCAAGCTCCTTGAGCAGGGTGCTGCGGCAGATGATCGCCGCGCTGGGCACATACGACACCGTCCCGAAGGGTACGACAGGCGCTTCACGGAGGCCGAGATCGAGGGAGGACCTGACGGCCTCGTAGCGCGCCACCAGGTTGTCCGGTTCGCGGAGGCCGATGATGCGCGGGGCGACCAGTGCCACCGCCGGATCGCAGAAGTGACCGAGCAGCGCCTCCAGCCACCCGCGCCGCGGCACCACGTCGGAGTCGAGGAAGGCGATGTAGTCGGTGTGGCAGGCCGCCATGCCGGTGTTGCGGGCGGCCGCCGGGCCCTTGCTGCGCTCGTGCCGGAAGATCTGAACATCGCTGTACATCTGCGCGAAGTCGGCCTGCTGAACGGGCGTTGCCGATCCGTCGTCGACGACGATGATCCGCATGCCGCGAAGTGCCGCCACCAGTCTTCTGAGGCCAGAAATGTTGTCCCGCACCGGAATAACAACTGTGACATCGCGATGCGACGGTCCGGTCGCCGGCCGCGGATGTGCGACCGTCGCGTCGAGCAGGGTGCGTGCCAGCTGCGCGCTGACCGCGTCGTGGACTTCGAGCCGGCCACCGGTGAGCATGGTCTGCGCCGCGGGCGCCAGGCGAAGCAGACGCGTCGGCGACCCGCCGAGTAGCGCCGAGCCCTCACCGAGGACCTTCACGCGGCGATCCACCTGGACGGCGAAGCCGTCGGGTAACCGTGGTCCGGTCATGTCAGCATCCCGTCCCGGTCAGGCGTCCACCGGGTGACGCGCCGCAGACACCCGCTGGTCATCTCACTGAAGATGCGGGCACCCTCCGCTGCGTTCGCAGTGGTGGGATCACCGAGGATACCCACCTCGCTGACCGCGGCGATGCCACCTTGTCGCATCGCCGGCATCAGCTGCCTCAGCGGGGCCTGGTTGCCGGGAACCCGTTCGTCGGTCCATACGTCAGCCGGCGAAATATGTAGCAATACAGAGGTTTCGGTATGGCCCGCGTGGGCGTCCGCGTTCTCGGCGCTGCACGAGCACCAGCCCACGTCGCGACCCTCGTACCGGAGCAGGGCGGCGGCCGCGGTCAGCGCCTCCATATTGCCTCCGTGCCCGTTGACGAACACCACACGCGACGCCCAGCGCGATGCGGACCTGCCGAACTCCACGAGCAACAGACGCAGCGCAGACGTGCCGATCGAAACGGTCCCACTGAATTCCTCGTGCTCACCGCTGGCGCCGTACGCGATGGCCGGCGCGACCATCCACTTCAATTCATCCCCTGCGAGCTGCGCGGCGACGGCACGGGAGACGGCGGTCGCAATGCGGCTGTCGGTGTCGAGCGGCAGGTGGGGACCATGCTGTTCGGTGGAGCCGACGGGGACGATCAATGCTGATGACGTGCTCCGCAGCTGCTGCGACGTCGCGTTCGCGAGCTCGCTTCCAGAGGTCACTGCCCGATGGTAGGCCGAATTCACCTGGTGTGCGCCAATTGTTGGTGCATGCGCTGGAATTCATTTCCAGAAATTTACGACAGCGACAGTCGATGGTTCACGTACGTCTCCTGCGCCACGTCTGTACCAGGAGATTGCCTGGTCGAGGCGTTGCGGTCAGGCCGAAGGCGTGCGGGGTACGCCGAGCGCCCGCGTGAAGCCGTCGGGCACCAACACGTCGTCGGCGCAGAGGTCGTGCACCGACGAGTGGCCCAGACCCATTAGGGCCGAGTCGATGCCGCCGCGCAGAACATCGAGCACGTTCTCGACACCTGCCTGGCCGTTGGCCGCCAGGCCCCAGAGGTAGGCCCTGCCGATCATGACCGCACGTGCGCCGAGGGCCACGGCCTTCACCACGTCGCTGCCGCGCCGGATGCCGCCGTCGAGGACCACCTCGACATCGTTGCCGACCGCGGCGGCGATCGCTGGCAGTGCCCGTACCGACGCCGGCGTGCCGTCGAGGTTGTTGCCGCCGTGGTTTGACACCGAAATTGTCGAAACACCGGCGTCCACAGCGCGTTTCGCGTCATCTACCCGCATGATGCCCTTGAGCATGAACGGCCCGCCCCACAGCTCACGCAGCCAGGCGATGTCTTCCCACGTGGGCGGCGGGGTGGCCATCCATTCGCCGTAGGCCGCGAAGAACGGCGGACCGGCTTCACCGCGCGCCGCCTGGTTGGGAACCCGCAGGTTGGGCGGACGCAGGGTCTTACCCCACTGCCACAGCCAGCCCGGCCTGGTCAGCCCTGTCGGCATCATTCGCACGGTCGTGCGCAGGTTCATCTCTTCGGGGATCTTCGGGCTTCCCCAGTCGCGACCGTGCGAGAAGCTCCAGTCGGTGGTGACGATCAGGCCGACGGCGCCGGCCGCGCGCGCCCGTTCGACCCGCGCCGCGATCGCGTCGCGGCCACCGAGCCAATACACCTGGAAGAAGAGTTTGGGGTTGACGGCGATGACCTCTTCGATCGGCTTGCTCGCGAACGAGGACAGACCCATCGCGGTGCCTCGCGCTGCGGCAGCCCGCGCGACAGCGATCTCGCCATCGGGGTGGACCGCCTGCACACCCGTCGGCGAAATCAGGACGGGAAGTGAAATATCCTGACCCATAACAGTTGTCGCGAGATCTCGTTTCTCCGTCGCGCCGATGACGTGCGGCGCGAAGCCCAGCTGGGAAAACGCGTCGACGTTGTCAGCGACGGTGACACCCCGCTCGCTTGCGGCGAGCAACGCCGAGTACACGGGTTTGGGCAGTCGCCGCTTCGCCCGCTCCTGAGCGGCTGCCACGGTCTCGAACCAGACGTCGGCCATGAGTTACACCGGGCTTTCGTTACAGAGTCTCGCCGGAGGCGCCCCGGCGCCGACATTAGGGCGGGGCGGGCTTGTCATTAATTTCAGCATGACCGGCTGACTACGCGAGTGATCGACACTGGACTTCGGCTTCACGCGGTCGGCGGCCAACGCCGGCGCCCCGTAGCCCTGGACACATTCGGGATCCGGACCGTCCATCGGTAGTCCGGTGAAGAACTTCGCGGCCATGCACCCACCGCGGCAGCTGTCGTAGTGCCCGCAGCTGTTGCAAGCCCCTGCGGATTGAGGTTCGCGCAGTTCGCGAAACAGCGGAGCGTTCTTCCACACGTTGTCAAAACCGTTATCGGTCAGGATGTTTCCCGCCAGGAAGCGGTCGTGGATCGCGAACGGGCACGCGTACACGTCGCCGACAGGATCGATCAGGCAGACCACGCGGCCCGCGCCACACAGATTCAGGCCCGCCAACGCACCCGGTTCCCCGAGCCCCGACAGGTGGAAGAAGGAGTCGCCGGTGAGGACGCCGTCGCCCTTGGCCACCAGCCAGTCGTAGAGCTGGACCTGCTGCTCAGCGGTGGGGTGCAGTTCATCCCACACGTCGGCGCCGCGGCCGGACGGCCGCAGCCTGGTGATCCGCAGGGTGGCGCCGTAACGCGCTGCCAGAGCGGCGAAGTCGTCGAGCTGGTCGACGTTCTCGCGCGTCACCACCACCGAGATCTTGGCGTCCTTGAAGCCGGCGTCGGCGAGGTTCTCCAGCGCGCGGATCGC
It encodes the following:
- a CDS encoding cytochrome P450; translation: MSTPIIDAAARVLADPRAYADEASLHAALTHLRNNAPVSLVDAPDYRPFWAITKHADIMAIERDNELWINAPRPMLQTAATDDLSAANLAAGGGLRTLIHMDDPLHRDIRKIGADWFRPKAMRALKTRVDELAKIYVDKMVEDGPECDFVQEVAVNFPLYVILSLLGLPESDFGRMLKLTQEMFGGDDDEFTRGKTPEELHEVITDFFRYFTKLTADRRASPTEDLASAIANAKIDGEYLNDIDCLSYYVIVASAGHDTTSAAISGGLLALIENQDQLARLKAKPELMGTAVEEMIRWTTPVKEFMRTATADTEVRGVPIKEGESVLLSYVSANRDEDIFDEPFRFDVGRDPNKHLSFGYGVHFCLGAALARMEINSFFTALVPRLDSIELAGDPEFIATIFVGGLKHLPIRYALR
- a CDS encoding cytochrome P450, translating into MSTPTMDDAAKVFTDPTAYADDARLHAALTHLRANTPVAWVDNPPYRPFWAITKHADIMAIERDNNLWLSEPRPLLVTAEADDFGKQQLEAGMGLRTLIHMDDPHHRKVRAIGADWFRPKAMRDLKVNVDALAKRYVDKMRDIGPECDFVTDIAVNFPLYVIMSLLGLPEEDFPRMHQLTQEMFGGDDEEYNKRGQSPEEQLTILLDFFNYFAQLTASRRENPTDDLASAIANGRIDGEPLSEVDTASYYVIVASAGHDTTKDAISGGLLALIENPGELERLRKDPALMGTAVEEMIRWTTPVKEFMRTAAEDTEVRGVPIAEGESVYLAYVSGNRDEEVFDEPFRFDVSRDPNKHVAFGYGVHFCLGAALARMEMNSLFSELIPRLESIELAGEPELAATTFVGGLKHLPIRYSLR
- a CDS encoding TetR/AcrR family transcriptional regulator; the encoded protein is MTDPRPARSRARLLEAATTLLRTGGPSAVTIDAVTRSANVARATLYRHFSGANDLLSAAFMSLLQPAPMPPAGDGLREQLIAVVEGWCEAIAEVPAMLTALTWLASGPDAGDYSDVRQADSDSTGPLRARIIQLYSVPFDAIFDSPQAAAEIEVPDRIQAIALLIGPVVLGRLSTVADFDYSACAEAAVDGFLATHAK
- a CDS encoding MFS transporter; translated protein: MVDTLTSPDQHIDANLATLSRFGRFWLLTVAALDVLLVISSMVALNAALPDIAVETAATQTQLTWIVDGYTLVLACLLLPAGAIGDRYGRRGALVAGLAIFGVASIAPVFFDSPVQIILARALAGVGAAFIMPATLSLLTAAFPTSERNRAVGIWAGVASSGAIVGFMGTGLLLQYFAWQSIFYAFSASALALIICTLTIRSSRDDTATPIDGIGAVLIGSAVAVFVFGVVEAPVRGWTHPIVWGCMAVGVVLAAVFGAVELQRRHPLLDVRLFGRPDFATGSIGITILFFANFGFFFIEMQYLQLVLGYSPLQTAFALAPLAVPILILGATMHLYLPKIGLRTAVAVGLFLIGVGLFLMRYLDAGSSYVEIAWPMLVTSAGIGLCVAPTTSAIMNAVPTEKQGVASAVNDTTREVGAAVGIAVAGSVLAAQYGAVLAPALAEFPEQIRGGALESLANALAIAEEMGPQGARLADLATSAFIESMSLSLLVLSIVLAAAAAFVAIWAPGRDGKQFGFVRRTIARWSASDAAGGAGNSDAAGGAGNSDAAGSAGNSDAAGGAGNSGDELGSPVAEHDDGRVGTAAGDGGKHRAVDHP
- the mftG gene encoding mycofactocin dehydrogenase MftG, whose translation is MHSDVLIIGAGSAGSVLAERLSVDAARRVTVVEAGPGLSDSVALSQIGDGLRLPIGTASSVVRRYPTTLTEAPERHAQIMRGAVVGGSGAVNGGYFCRGLPSDFDGWGLPGWAWSDVLPHFRAIETDRDFQGPLHGGTGPIQVQRVNEFDGCTATFVDAAIASGYVWIDDLNGSTPEAPLPSGIGAVPLNINGGTRVGPGGAYLKPAMHRENLTVLTDTRVRRIRITGGRAVGVECVGPDGASGLTADRIVLSAGAIGSSHLLMLSGIGPCDVLKAAGVPVIADLPVGAASSDHPEWVLPVDWTETHGLPPLEAILSTDDGLEIRPYTAGFGAMVSGSRDDPADHPHIGVALMQPQSRGRVRLRSADPDVLPTIQHRYDSAPADVAKLRSGAAFARELAGPAAKSDTVSWSTSQHLAGTAAMGHDGDRGAVVDTQCRVRGIDALWVVDGSVLPTITSRGPHATIVMLGHRAAEFIA
- the mftF gene encoding mycofactocin biosynthesis glycosyltransferase MftF (Members of this protein family, MftF, are glycosyltransferases, members of PF00535 (glycosyl transferase family 2). The encoding gene is found as part of the mycofactocin cassette, in Mycobacterium tuberculosis, many other Actinobacteria, and occasional members of other lineages. Mycofactocin itself, a putative redox carrier, is a heavily modified derivative of the C-terminal Val-Tyr dipeptide of the mycofactocin precursor MftA (TIGR03969).), producing the protein MTGPRLPDGFAVQVDRRVKVLGEGSALLGGSPTRLLRLAPAAQTMLTGGRLEVHDAVSAQLARTLLDATVAHPRPATGPSHRDVTVVIPVRDNISGLRRLVAALRGMRIIVVDDGSATPVQQADFAQMYSDVQIFRHERSKGPAAARNTGMAACHTDYIAFLDSDVVPRRGWLEALLGHFCDPAVALVAPRIIGLREPDNLVARYEAVRSSLDLGLREAPVVPFGTVSYVPSAAIICRSTLLKELGGFDETLKSGEDVDLCWRLVEAGARMRYEPVALVAHDHRTQLREWLSRKSFYGESAAPLSVRHPGKTAPLVISGWTLVAWMLMAMGSGIGYLASVVVAGITGRRIARSLSAVETEPKEVAVVAAHGLWSAALQLASAICRHYWPVAFVAAALSRRCRQVVLVAAIVDGVVDWITRNGKGDDDTKPVGLLTYILLKRLDDIAYGAGLWTGVVRERHLGALKPQIRT
- the mftE gene encoding mycofactocin biosynthesis peptidyl-dipeptidase MftE, with the protein product MNSAYHRAVTSGSELANATSQQLRSTSSALIVPVGSTEQHGPHLPLDTDSRIATAVSRAVAAQLAGDELKWMVAPAIAYGASGEHEEFSGTVSIGTSALRLLLVEFGRSASRWASRVVFVNGHGGNMEALTAAAALLRYEGRDVGWCSCSAENADAHAGHTETSVLLHISPADVWTDERVPGNQAPLRQLMPAMRQGGIAAVSEVGILGDPTTANAAEGARIFSEMTSGCLRRVTRWTPDRDGMLT
- the mftD gene encoding pre-mycofactocin synthase MftD (MftD, an enzyme found in the mycofactocin biosynthesis locus, performs an oxidative deamination of 3-amino-5-[(p-hydroxyphenyl)methyl]-4,4-dimethyl-2-pyrrolidinone (AHDP). The resulting compound, now called pre-mycofactocin (PMFT), is a biologically active redox cofactor that can oxidize the non-exchangeable NADH of TIGR03971 family SDR-type oxidoreductases.), translated to MADVWFETVAAAQERAKRRLPKPVYSALLAASERGVTVADNVDAFSQLGFAPHVIGATEKRDLATTVMGQDISLPVLISPTGVQAVHPDGEIAVARAAAARGTAMGLSSFASKPIEEVIAVNPKLFFQVYWLGGRDAIAARVERARAAGAVGLIVTTDWSFSHGRDWGSPKIPEEMNLRTTVRMMPTGLTRPGWLWQWGKTLRPPNLRVPNQAARGEAGPPFFAAYGEWMATPPPTWEDIAWLRELWGGPFMLKGIMRVDDAKRAVDAGVSTISVSNHGGNNLDGTPASVRALPAIAAAVGNDVEVVLDGGIRRGSDVVKAVALGARAVMIGRAYLWGLAANGQAGVENVLDVLRGGIDSALMGLGHSSVHDLCADDVLVPDGFTRALGVPRTPSA